From a single Methanofollis sp. W23 genomic region:
- a CDS encoding thiamine pyrophosphate-dependent enzyme: protein MPHIYCTGCGNGTVINCTLNAVNQMGWEPENTVFISGIGCSSRAPGYIITDSLHTTHGRAIPFATGVKLCRPDLHVVVFTGDGDLAAIGGNHFIHACRRNIDLTVVCMNNYIYGMTGGQGSPCTPLGAISTTTPYGCDEAPFDLASLAVAAGANYVSRWTSYHVKELTRAVKAGLETPGLSFIEAMVQCPTGYGRRNKLRDARLMVQWMRDHAVLMKKWKEMEAEGRPLPEDKFPVGEFVRRYRPAMGVHEE, encoded by the coding sequence ATGCCCCATATCTACTGCACCGGGTGCGGGAACGGCACGGTGATCAACTGCACCCTCAATGCCGTGAACCAGATGGGCTGGGAGCCCGAGAACACGGTCTTCATCTCTGGGATCGGGTGTTCGTCCAGGGCGCCAGGCTACATCATCACCGACTCCCTCCACACCACCCACGGGCGGGCGATCCCCTTTGCCACCGGCGTGAAACTCTGCCGGCCAGACCTCCATGTGGTGGTCTTCACCGGCGACGGCGACCTGGCGGCCATCGGGGGCAACCACTTCATCCATGCCTGCCGGCGCAACATCGACCTCACGGTCGTCTGCATGAACAACTACATCTACGGGATGACCGGCGGACAGGGGAGCCCGTGCACCCCGCTCGGCGCCATCTCGACGACGACGCCCTACGGGTGCGACGAGGCCCCCTTCGACCTCGCCTCCCTGGCGGTGGCGGCAGGGGCGAACTATGTCTCCCGCTGGACCTCCTACCATGTAAAAGAACTGACCAGGGCGGTGAAGGCCGGGCTGGAGACCCCCGGACTCTCCTTCATCGAGGCCATGGTCCAGTGCCCGACCGGCTACGGGCGGCGGAACAAACTCCGCGACGCCAGACTGATGGTCCAGTGGATGCGGGACCACGCCGTCCTGATGAAGAAATGGAAAGAGATGGAGGCCGAAGGCCGACCCCTCCCCGAGGACAAGTTCCCGGTAGGAGAGTTTGTGCGGCGGTATCGGCCGGCGATGGGGGTGCACGAAGAATGA